Proteins from a genomic interval of Epinephelus fuscoguttatus linkage group LG16, E.fuscoguttatus.final_Chr_v1:
- the cep170aa gene encoding centrosomal protein of 170 kDa isoform X3, protein MSVTSWFLVSSGGTRHRLPREMIFVGRDDCELMLQSRSVDKQHAVINYEAGTDEHKVKDLGSLNGTFVNDVRIQEQMYITLKLEDKLRFGYDTNLFTVVRGELTVPEEALKHEKFTSGLQLSKKPSSGETTTTTTTSKSPAKTPTKLLKSPGGSTSRSGEGRATDGISSSKEPSAKPVDAHKAEERIGGDVTALPRGTPLYGQPSWWGDGDADDENSFKQETKSSSKKHDSSISDSKEARRGEKAKEDGLHASTAHDSSYFEMPTKEGHMANNGIHEIPTKDTEGTATHTAAAQGHASFTIEFDNTSPGKVTIKDHVSKFTPDHHRSRSKKSGAGSGGAGGRDLSTLQAAMMASESKVADWLAQNDPTLVRSESTEDDSKSIKSDVPVHLKRLKGSKHEDGTQSDSENGLGLRFANRRHALEERLKAAHGHVGGGAVGTGGGNISVSGTRAGGSRTAFMIEFYDEENPRKRRSYSFSQTAPLQGVGGGGEGLCPQPPSHPKVFSISTSATTASDSGKVPAPIPATVTAGAPTAARVLLKQRSEDPSIGRSSASTGLATGSPTSPSEDTSCVGRGAGTAGGEAEDDHSDKGTYTIELENRNAEEEEARRMIDKVFGVQQNQDSSVLSDLKGEGKGKETGETGKEALPGDSSWVSQWASLAANHTRTDPEGSGAETAAFLHKERGTDAFESGASLSRGESSSSLTDRKRRTLPQLPVDDPRAKSSTKALGLRSEIGEKQDTEAQEKENKGDGESPTPTRDGEMTSKRKQSSTSSPSKAPLRSSGSTERRKRSEERKGGGSGEGGEKSGKPLVRQGSFTIEKPSANVNAELIPRINRGSNGRERSDSVGSMDTATLLKDTEAVMAFLEAKLRDENKLDQKSSKKGAPPRTDSISPESDVDTASTASHVAGEAERKASAGGEQKRRSLSSMHREKSNMSTTSKTSVTNASARDRLERKTKTRTSEATSRTDARRSVQPSSRARQPSLDLTDDDQTSSFPISDILSSDQETYSGPMGRSAHGRGSDDILHSKLDSRSTKTSTSGSSKTRSTLQAATTSSLSKQASLPQPRPTRASLLRRARLGDTSDTDLADADRVSVASEVSTTSSTSKPPSGRKGLSRLDMLAQPRRTRLGSISARSDSECTVTRSSTSSPRLSAETALRLGLRSSTPTENRLTPRMRANSVSKLNETKSKTTTSGYCSPTVASSSRWRRLPPEYGSTSEEEFGSSRNSPKHGGRSHMRPHHLAPHRSSRLGTTVTPGSSVVTGPGGAAIKHRMKEQEEYIKDWTAHSEEIARLFPCVRRISQDLAKDLAILAREIHDVAGEIDSVSSSGTAPSTTVSTAATTPGSAIDTREEVGPARPTQPDIQESMRKLVDRVFDESLNFRKIPPVISTNKAPEINGKPVELRPRAPDSLEPRALRRRTWNREEAVLDSLLLNSVSQLSTKIRHSIDKTAGKIRILFKDKDRNWDEIESKLRSESDIPLLKTSNKEISSILLELKRVEKQLQVINVMVDPDGTLDALANLGLTSPTTPTRPLTAKTTSPSATSPGSVPPAKESLPEILPAPGGSAASARVQASSASTEETARDPPSVSLGLTGVGGLPFNRMRPSGEEAIAQK, encoded by the exons TCCCGCAGCGTGGATAAGCAGCATGCAGTCATCAACTACGAGGCGGGGACTGACGAACACAAGGTCAAGGACCTTGGCAGCCTGAATGGG ACCTTTGTGAATGATGTCCGCATCCAGGAGCAGATGTACATCACTCTGAAGTTGGAGGACAAGCTGAGGTTTGGATATG atACCAACCTGTTCACGGTGGTGAGAGGAGAGCTCACTGTGCCTGAGGAGGCTCTAAAg CATGAAAAGTTCACCAGCGGACTCCAGCTCAGCAAGAAGCCATCCAGCGGAGAAACCACTACCACCACAACCACAAGCAAGTCTCCCGCTAAGACCCCAACTAAGTTGCTCAAGTCCCCTGGCGGCAGCACGTCAAGGTCAGGGGAGGGCAGAGCAACAGACGGGATCTCTTCCTCCAAAGAGCCGTCAGCTAAACCTGTGGATGCACACAAAGCAGAGGAGAGGATAGGAG GGGATGTTACAGCACTGCCTCGTGGGACCCCTCTGTACGGCCAGCCGTCTTGGTGGGGGGATGGGGATGCAGATGATGAGAATTCCTTCAAACAAGAAACCAAGTCATCCAGCAAAAAACATGACAGCTCCATTTCAG ACAGCAAAGAGGCTCGTCGAGGGGAGAAAGCTAAAGAGGACGGCCTTCATGCGTCCACCGCCCACGATTCCAGTTACTTTGAGATGCCAACCAAGGAGGGTCACATGGCCAATAACGGCATCCATGAGATTCCCACCAAGGACACAGAGGGCACCGCCACTCACACCGCTGCAG CTCAAGGTCATGCCTCCTTCACCATAGAGTTTGACAACACCTCTCCTGGGAAAGTCACCATTAAAGACCACGTGTCGAAGTTCACACCCGACCACCACAGATCTCGCTCCAAGAAGAGTGGAGCAGGTAGTGGAGGAGCAGGGGGACGGGACTTAAGCACACTGCAAGCCGCTATGATGGCATCGGAGAGTAAGGTGGCTGATTGGCTGGCGCAGAACGACCCCACTCTGGTGCGCAGCGAGTCAACGGAGGACGACAGCAAGAGCATCAAGAGCGACGTGCCGGTCCATCTCAAAAGGCTAAAAG GCAGCAAGCATGAGGATGGCACCCAGAGTGACTCAGAGAATGGACTGGGCCTACGTTTCGCCAACCGCCGCCATGCCCTCGAGGAACGCCTGAAAGCAGCGCACGGCCACGTGGGAGGAGGAGCGGTAGGAACAGGAGGGGGGAACATATCAGTGAGTGGGACCAGAGCAGGTGGCAGCCGCACGGCCTTTATGATCGAGTTCTACGACGAGGAAAACCCTCGCAAGCGCCGATCGTATTCGTTTTCCCAAACTGCACCCCTGCAGGGGGTCGGAGGTGGCGGTGAAGGACTGTGTCCCCAGCCTCCCTCTCACCCAAAGGTGTTCAGCATTTCCACATCAGCTACTACAGCCTCAGACTCAG GTAAGGTCCCAGCTCCGATACCAGCCACAGTGACTGCAGGTGCCCCCACGGCTGCCCGCGTCCTTCTCAAGCAGAGGTCAGAGGACCCGAGTATCGGTCGCAGCTCGGCCAGTACCGGGCTGGCGACAGGCAGCCCCACCAGCCCCAGCGAGGACACCTCGTGTGTTGGCAGAGGAGCAGGAACTGCTGGAGGGGAGGCGGAGGACGACCACAGCGATAAGGGGACATACACTATTGAACTGGAAAACAGGAacgcagaggaagaggaggccagGCGCATGATAGACAAG GTGTTTGGTGTGCAGCAGAACCAGGACTCCTCTGTTCTGTCAGACCTTAAGggagaaggaaaaggaaaggagacaggAGAGACGGGGAAAGAG GCTCTTCCCGGCGACTCGAGTTGGGTCTCTCAGTGGGCCAGTCTCGCTGCCAATCACACCAGGACAGATCCAGAGGGCTCAGGAGCAGAAACAGCCGCCTTCCTCCACAAAGAGAGAG GAACTGATGCCTTTGAGTCTGGTGCGTCCCTCAGTAGAGGCGAATCCTCCTCCAGTCTGACAGACCGTAAGCGTAGGACCCTCCCCCAGCTCCCTGTGGATGACCCCCGGGCTAAATCCAGCACCAAAGCTCTTGGACTGAGGTCTGAAATTGGGGAGAAACAGGACACTGAAGCCCAGGAGAAAGAGAACAAGGGAGACGGGGAGTCCCCGACTCCCACAAGGGACGGTGAAATGACCAGTAAACGGAAGCAGAGCTCCACATCCTCTCCATCCAAGGCTCCTCTCCGGTCCTCTGGCAGCACTGAGCGGAGGAagaggtcagaggagaggaaaggaggaggatcaggagaaggaggagagaagtCTGGGAAGCCTCTAGTGCGCCAGGGCAGCTTCACAATTGAGAAGCCCAGCGCTAATGTCAATGCAGAGCTCATCCCACGCATCAACAGAGGCAGCAATGGGCGTGAGCGCAGTGACTCCGTGGGCAGCATGGATACTGCTACACTCCTGAAGGACACTGAAGCTGTCATGGCATTCCTAGAGGCCAAACTAAGAGATGAAAACAAACTCGACCAGAAAAGTAGTAAAAAAGGCGCCCCCCCTCGGACTGACTCCATCTCTCCTGAGTCAGATGTTGACACGGCCAGCACAGCCAGTCATGTAgctggagaggcagagaggaaagCATCAGCTGGTGGCGAGCAAAAACGACGTTCCTTGAGCAGCATGCACAGGGAGAAGAGCAACATGAGCACGACTTCCAAGACCAGTGTCACTAACGCAAGTGCCCGTGACCGCTTGGAGAGGAAGACTAAAACAAGAACTTCGGAAGCGACAAGCCGGACTGATGCACGACGCTCTGTTCAGCCGTCCTCCAGAGCACGCCAGCCCTCTCTGGATCTCACTGATGATGACCAGACTTCTTCCTTCCCCATCTCTGACATCCTGTCCTCAGACCAGGAGACCTACTCTGGACCTATGGGGCGCTCAGCACACGGACGTGGCTCAGATGACATTCTCCATTCCAAGCTCGATAGCAGGTCTACTAAAACATCCACCAGTGGATCCTCCAAAACCAGGAGCACTCTCCAGGCAGCCACGACCTCCTCCCTGAGCAAGCAGGCCTCACTGCCTCAGCCGCGGCCCACGAGAGCCTCCCTTCTCCGCCGTGCTCGGCTGGGGGATACCTCTGACACGGACCTAGCTGATGCAGACAGGGTGTCTGTGGCTTCTGAGGTATCCACCACCAGCTCCACCTCTAAGCCGCCATCTGGTCGAAAGGGACTGTCACGACTTGACATGCTGGCTCAGCCGCGTAGGACCCGTCTGGGCTCCATCTCCGCCCGCAGTGACTCAGAGTGCACAGTGACACGGAGCTCCACCTCTTCACCCCGCCTGTCAGCTGAGACTGCTCTGCGCCTGGGCCTGCGCTCGTCAACACCAACAGAGAACAGGCTGACACCCAGGATGAGGGCCAACAGTGTGTCCAAACTGAACGAGACCAAGAGCAAGACCACTACATCTGGATACTGCTCGCCCACAG TggcaagcagcagcaggtggagaCGTCTGCCGCCGGAGTACGGCTCCACCTCAGAGGAAGAGTTTGGCTCCAGCAGGAATTCTCCAAAACACGGCGGACGCTCCCACATGCGCCCTCATCATCTCGCCCCGCACCGCAGCTCGAGACTGGGCACCACCGTGACCCCAGGCTCCAGCGTGGTGACAGGTCCGGGTGGAGCGGCGATCAAACACCGCATGAAGGAGCAAGAGGAGTACATCAAGGACTGGACGGCACACAGCGAGGAGATAGCCAG GTTATTCCCCTGTGTGCGCAGGATCAGCCAGGACCTGGCTAAGGACCTGGCCATCTTGGCCCGTGAGATCCACGACGTCGCTGGCGAGATCGACTCGGTGAGCTCATCGGGCACAGCACCAAGCACCACCGTCAGCACGGCCGCCACCACCCCGGGATCGGCCATCGACACCCGGGAAGAGGTAGGCCCTGCACGTCCCACGCAGCCGGACATACAGGAGAGCATGAGAAAG CTGGTGGATCGGGTGTTTGATGAGAGTCTCAACTTCAGAAAGATCCCACCTGTGATTTCAACCAATAAGGCACCAGAGATCAACGGCAAACCAGTGGAGCTCCGGCCCCGTGCCCCCGACAGTCTGGAGCCCAGAGCTCTGAGGAGACGCACCTGGAACCGAGAGGAG GCGGTGTTGGACAGCCTGCTGCTCAACTCAGTCTCTCAGCTTTCCACCAAGATCAGACACTCTATCGACAAAACAGCAGGAAAAATCAG GATATTGTTTAAAGATAAGGACAGGAACTGGGATGAAATTGAGAGCAAACTGCGATCGGAGAGTGACATACCACTCCTGAAAACCTCCAACAAG GAGATCTCCTCAATTCTGCTCGAACTGAAGAGAGTTGAAAAGCAGCTTCAAG TGATCAATGTGATGGTAGACCCAGATGGGACCCTGGACGCCCTGGCCAACCTGGGCCTGACCAGCCCCACCACCCCTACCAGGCCCCTAACCGCCAAAACAACTTCCCCCTCTGCCACCAGCCCTGGGTCTGTGCCCCCAGCCAAAGAATCACTGCCGGAGATCCTTCCCGCGCCCGGAGGATCAGCAGCCTCCGCCAGGGTTCAAGCTTCCTCCGCCAGCACAGAGGAGACAGCACGAGACCCCCCCAGCGTGAGCCTCGGGTTAACGGGAGTCGGAGGACTGCCCTTCAACCGCATGCGGCCAAGCGGAGAGGAGGCCATCGCACAGAAGTGA
- the cep170aa gene encoding centrosomal protein of 170 kDa isoform X4 — MSVTSWFLVSSGGTRHRLPREMIFVGRDDCELMLQSRSVDKQHAVINYEAGTDEHKVKDLGSLNGTFVNDVRIQEQMYITLKLEDKLRFGYDTNLFTVVRGELTVPEEALKHEKFTSGLQLSKKPSSGETTTTTTTSKSPAKTPTKLLKSPGGSTSRSGEGRATDGISSSKEPSAKPVDAHKAEERIGGDVTALPRGTPLYGQPSWWGDGDADDENSFKQETKSSSKKHDSSISDSKEARRGEKAKEDGLHASTAHDSSYFEMPTKEGHMANNGIHEIPTKDTEGTATHTAAAQGHASFTIEFDNTSPGKVTIKDHVSKFTPDHHRSRSKKSGAGSGGAGGRDLSTLQAAMMASESKVADWLAQNDPTLVRSESTEDDSKSIKSDVPVHLKRLKGSKHEDGTQSDSENGLGLRFANRRHALEERLKAAHGHVGGGAVGTGGGNISVSGTRAGGSRTAFMIEFYDEENPRKRRSYSFSQTAPLQGVGGGGEGLCPQPPSHPKVFSISTSATTASDSGKVPAPIPATVTAGAPTAARVLLKQRSEDPSIGRSSASTGLATGSPTSPSEDTSCVGRGAGTAGGEAEDDHSDKGTYTIELENRNAEEEEARRMIDKVFGVQQNQDSSVLSDLKGEGKGKETGETGKEALPGDSSWVSQWASLAANHTRTDPEGSGAETAAFLHKERGTDAFESGASLSRGESSSSLTDRKRRTLPQLPVDDPRAKSSTKALGLRSEIGEKQDTEAQEKENKGDGESPTPTRDGEMTSKRKQSSTSSPSKAPLRSSGSTERRKRSEERKGGGSGEGGEKSGKPLVRQGSFTIEKPSANVNAELIPRINRGSNGRERSDSVGSMDTATLLKDTEAVMAFLEAKLRDENKLDQKSSKKGAPPRTDSISPESDVDTASTASHVAGEAERKASAGGEQKRRSLSSMHREKSNMSTTSKTSVTNASARDRLERKTKTRTSEATSRTDARRSVQPSSRARQPSLDLTDDDQTSSFPISDILSSDQETYSGPMGRSAHGRGSDDILHSKLDSRSTKTSTSGSSKTRSTLQAATTSSLSKQASLPQPRPTRASLLRRARLGDTSDTDLADADRVSVASEVSTTSSTSKPPSGRKGLSRLDMLAQPRRTRLGSISARSDSECTVTRSSTSSPRLSAETALRLGLRSSTPTENRLTPRMRANSVSKLNETKSKTTTSGYCSPTECSQPEPEGGDAEEELMVASSSRWRRLPPEYGSTSEEEFGSSRNSPKHGGRSHMRPHHLAPHRSSRLGTTVTPGSSVVTGPGGAAIKHRMKEQEEYIKDWTAHSEEIARLFPCVRRISQDLAKDLAILAREIHDVAGEIDSVSSSGTAPSTTVSTAATTPGSAIDTREELVDRVFDESLNFRKIPPVISTNKAPEINGKPVELRPRAPDSLEPRALRRRTWNREEAVLDSLLLNSVSQLSTKIRHSIDKTAGKIRILFKDKDRNWDEIESKLRSESDIPLLKTSNKEISSILLELKRVEKQLQVINVMVDPDGTLDALANLGLTSPTTPTRPLTAKTTSPSATSPGSVPPAKESLPEILPAPGGSAASARVQASSASTEETARDPPSVSLGLTGVGGLPFNRMRPSGEEAIAQK, encoded by the exons TCCCGCAGCGTGGATAAGCAGCATGCAGTCATCAACTACGAGGCGGGGACTGACGAACACAAGGTCAAGGACCTTGGCAGCCTGAATGGG ACCTTTGTGAATGATGTCCGCATCCAGGAGCAGATGTACATCACTCTGAAGTTGGAGGACAAGCTGAGGTTTGGATATG atACCAACCTGTTCACGGTGGTGAGAGGAGAGCTCACTGTGCCTGAGGAGGCTCTAAAg CATGAAAAGTTCACCAGCGGACTCCAGCTCAGCAAGAAGCCATCCAGCGGAGAAACCACTACCACCACAACCACAAGCAAGTCTCCCGCTAAGACCCCAACTAAGTTGCTCAAGTCCCCTGGCGGCAGCACGTCAAGGTCAGGGGAGGGCAGAGCAACAGACGGGATCTCTTCCTCCAAAGAGCCGTCAGCTAAACCTGTGGATGCACACAAAGCAGAGGAGAGGATAGGAG GGGATGTTACAGCACTGCCTCGTGGGACCCCTCTGTACGGCCAGCCGTCTTGGTGGGGGGATGGGGATGCAGATGATGAGAATTCCTTCAAACAAGAAACCAAGTCATCCAGCAAAAAACATGACAGCTCCATTTCAG ACAGCAAAGAGGCTCGTCGAGGGGAGAAAGCTAAAGAGGACGGCCTTCATGCGTCCACCGCCCACGATTCCAGTTACTTTGAGATGCCAACCAAGGAGGGTCACATGGCCAATAACGGCATCCATGAGATTCCCACCAAGGACACAGAGGGCACCGCCACTCACACCGCTGCAG CTCAAGGTCATGCCTCCTTCACCATAGAGTTTGACAACACCTCTCCTGGGAAAGTCACCATTAAAGACCACGTGTCGAAGTTCACACCCGACCACCACAGATCTCGCTCCAAGAAGAGTGGAGCAGGTAGTGGAGGAGCAGGGGGACGGGACTTAAGCACACTGCAAGCCGCTATGATGGCATCGGAGAGTAAGGTGGCTGATTGGCTGGCGCAGAACGACCCCACTCTGGTGCGCAGCGAGTCAACGGAGGACGACAGCAAGAGCATCAAGAGCGACGTGCCGGTCCATCTCAAAAGGCTAAAAG GCAGCAAGCATGAGGATGGCACCCAGAGTGACTCAGAGAATGGACTGGGCCTACGTTTCGCCAACCGCCGCCATGCCCTCGAGGAACGCCTGAAAGCAGCGCACGGCCACGTGGGAGGAGGAGCGGTAGGAACAGGAGGGGGGAACATATCAGTGAGTGGGACCAGAGCAGGTGGCAGCCGCACGGCCTTTATGATCGAGTTCTACGACGAGGAAAACCCTCGCAAGCGCCGATCGTATTCGTTTTCCCAAACTGCACCCCTGCAGGGGGTCGGAGGTGGCGGTGAAGGACTGTGTCCCCAGCCTCCCTCTCACCCAAAGGTGTTCAGCATTTCCACATCAGCTACTACAGCCTCAGACTCAG GTAAGGTCCCAGCTCCGATACCAGCCACAGTGACTGCAGGTGCCCCCACGGCTGCCCGCGTCCTTCTCAAGCAGAGGTCAGAGGACCCGAGTATCGGTCGCAGCTCGGCCAGTACCGGGCTGGCGACAGGCAGCCCCACCAGCCCCAGCGAGGACACCTCGTGTGTTGGCAGAGGAGCAGGAACTGCTGGAGGGGAGGCGGAGGACGACCACAGCGATAAGGGGACATACACTATTGAACTGGAAAACAGGAacgcagaggaagaggaggccagGCGCATGATAGACAAG GTGTTTGGTGTGCAGCAGAACCAGGACTCCTCTGTTCTGTCAGACCTTAAGggagaaggaaaaggaaaggagacaggAGAGACGGGGAAAGAG GCTCTTCCCGGCGACTCGAGTTGGGTCTCTCAGTGGGCCAGTCTCGCTGCCAATCACACCAGGACAGATCCAGAGGGCTCAGGAGCAGAAACAGCCGCCTTCCTCCACAAAGAGAGAG GAACTGATGCCTTTGAGTCTGGTGCGTCCCTCAGTAGAGGCGAATCCTCCTCCAGTCTGACAGACCGTAAGCGTAGGACCCTCCCCCAGCTCCCTGTGGATGACCCCCGGGCTAAATCCAGCACCAAAGCTCTTGGACTGAGGTCTGAAATTGGGGAGAAACAGGACACTGAAGCCCAGGAGAAAGAGAACAAGGGAGACGGGGAGTCCCCGACTCCCACAAGGGACGGTGAAATGACCAGTAAACGGAAGCAGAGCTCCACATCCTCTCCATCCAAGGCTCCTCTCCGGTCCTCTGGCAGCACTGAGCGGAGGAagaggtcagaggagaggaaaggaggaggatcaggagaaggaggagagaagtCTGGGAAGCCTCTAGTGCGCCAGGGCAGCTTCACAATTGAGAAGCCCAGCGCTAATGTCAATGCAGAGCTCATCCCACGCATCAACAGAGGCAGCAATGGGCGTGAGCGCAGTGACTCCGTGGGCAGCATGGATACTGCTACACTCCTGAAGGACACTGAAGCTGTCATGGCATTCCTAGAGGCCAAACTAAGAGATGAAAACAAACTCGACCAGAAAAGTAGTAAAAAAGGCGCCCCCCCTCGGACTGACTCCATCTCTCCTGAGTCAGATGTTGACACGGCCAGCACAGCCAGTCATGTAgctggagaggcagagaggaaagCATCAGCTGGTGGCGAGCAAAAACGACGTTCCTTGAGCAGCATGCACAGGGAGAAGAGCAACATGAGCACGACTTCCAAGACCAGTGTCACTAACGCAAGTGCCCGTGACCGCTTGGAGAGGAAGACTAAAACAAGAACTTCGGAAGCGACAAGCCGGACTGATGCACGACGCTCTGTTCAGCCGTCCTCCAGAGCACGCCAGCCCTCTCTGGATCTCACTGATGATGACCAGACTTCTTCCTTCCCCATCTCTGACATCCTGTCCTCAGACCAGGAGACCTACTCTGGACCTATGGGGCGCTCAGCACACGGACGTGGCTCAGATGACATTCTCCATTCCAAGCTCGATAGCAGGTCTACTAAAACATCCACCAGTGGATCCTCCAAAACCAGGAGCACTCTCCAGGCAGCCACGACCTCCTCCCTGAGCAAGCAGGCCTCACTGCCTCAGCCGCGGCCCACGAGAGCCTCCCTTCTCCGCCGTGCTCGGCTGGGGGATACCTCTGACACGGACCTAGCTGATGCAGACAGGGTGTCTGTGGCTTCTGAGGTATCCACCACCAGCTCCACCTCTAAGCCGCCATCTGGTCGAAAGGGACTGTCACGACTTGACATGCTGGCTCAGCCGCGTAGGACCCGTCTGGGCTCCATCTCCGCCCGCAGTGACTCAGAGTGCACAGTGACACGGAGCTCCACCTCTTCACCCCGCCTGTCAGCTGAGACTGCTCTGCGCCTGGGCCTGCGCTCGTCAACACCAACAGAGAACAGGCTGACACCCAGGATGAGGGCCAACAGTGTGTCCAAACTGAACGAGACCAAGAGCAAGACCACTACATCTGGATACTGCTCGCCCACAG AGTGCTCTCAGCCCGAACCTGAGGGCGGTGATGCAGAGGAGGAGCTGATGG TggcaagcagcagcaggtggagaCGTCTGCCGCCGGAGTACGGCTCCACCTCAGAGGAAGAGTTTGGCTCCAGCAGGAATTCTCCAAAACACGGCGGACGCTCCCACATGCGCCCTCATCATCTCGCCCCGCACCGCAGCTCGAGACTGGGCACCACCGTGACCCCAGGCTCCAGCGTGGTGACAGGTCCGGGTGGAGCGGCGATCAAACACCGCATGAAGGAGCAAGAGGAGTACATCAAGGACTGGACGGCACACAGCGAGGAGATAGCCAG GTTATTCCCCTGTGTGCGCAGGATCAGCCAGGACCTGGCTAAGGACCTGGCCATCTTGGCCCGTGAGATCCACGACGTCGCTGGCGAGATCGACTCGGTGAGCTCATCGGGCACAGCACCAAGCACCACCGTCAGCACGGCCGCCACCACCCCGGGATCGGCCATCGACACCCGGGAAGAG CTGGTGGATCGGGTGTTTGATGAGAGTCTCAACTTCAGAAAGATCCCACCTGTGATTTCAACCAATAAGGCACCAGAGATCAACGGCAAACCAGTGGAGCTCCGGCCCCGTGCCCCCGACAGTCTGGAGCCCAGAGCTCTGAGGAGACGCACCTGGAACCGAGAGGAG GCGGTGTTGGACAGCCTGCTGCTCAACTCAGTCTCTCAGCTTTCCACCAAGATCAGACACTCTATCGACAAAACAGCAGGAAAAATCAG GATATTGTTTAAAGATAAGGACAGGAACTGGGATGAAATTGAGAGCAAACTGCGATCGGAGAGTGACATACCACTCCTGAAAACCTCCAACAAG GAGATCTCCTCAATTCTGCTCGAACTGAAGAGAGTTGAAAAGCAGCTTCAAG TGATCAATGTGATGGTAGACCCAGATGGGACCCTGGACGCCCTGGCCAACCTGGGCCTGACCAGCCCCACCACCCCTACCAGGCCCCTAACCGCCAAAACAACTTCCCCCTCTGCCACCAGCCCTGGGTCTGTGCCCCCAGCCAAAGAATCACTGCCGGAGATCCTTCCCGCGCCCGGAGGATCAGCAGCCTCCGCCAGGGTTCAAGCTTCCTCCGCCAGCACAGAGGAGACAGCACGAGACCCCCCCAGCGTGAGCCTCGGGTTAACGGGAGTCGGAGGACTGCCCTTCAACCGCATGCGGCCAAGCGGAGAGGAGGCCATCGCACAGAAGTGA